The nucleotide window TCGAAGTCCACAAGCTGCGTTGCACCCTCAATGAAATCGCCTACAATATCGGCAGCGTCTTTCGGACTGGCTGCAAAAACACCGCTGTACATTTTCACTCCTGATGGGACGCCTAACACTGGCATTTTGTTCAAGCCTTGCATAGCGTCGAGAATGTCTTTCGCTGTGCCGTCTCCGCCCACAAAAACGGTCAAGTCCACTTTCGACTTTGCCATCAGTTGTACGGCTAGCTTCGTGTCCTCAGCCGTTGTCTCTTGCTTAACTGTCATCGAGAGAACTTGTGCTGTCAAACCGGCGTCTCTGACTTCTTTCTCGCCCATGATGCTTGGGCATGCTATCAGGTTGATTCTTGAGGCTAGTTCAAGCGTTTTCAGCCTCTTGAGAAAGTCCGCAGCTCTTGAGGGCGCGACCGGTTTGGCTCCCAGCCTGGCGGCGTCCCGTGATTTGTGGTCGGTTCCTTTCAGTCCAACTCGCCCGCCCATGCCCGCAATGGGATTAACCAGAAAACCTATTTTCAATCTGCTTTCTCACGCCGGAAGGGCTATTTGGTTTAATTATCTATTTGTGTGAACGGAAAAACAATTCCTTTTTCATTGATCTGTGCAATAAGTAGGTGTTGCCCCTGAAACTGTGTGGAAGAAGAAGGCGACTTACCGTTAAGGCCTTCTTCTGATGTTGTCTTGGTAGGCATTACGCGCGCTATGAAAAACCTAATCTATCAGCCTTGCCAAGTTAAGCACTTCACAACCGGGCAACAATGGGCAGAGACCCAGGACGATTAAGTTGGAGAAAATGAACGCAATAGTCAAGGCTAAGAGGCAGCCTGGAGCCGAAATGACAAAGGTAGAACGGCCCAAAATCAAGGATAATGAGGTGCTTGTTCAGGTTGAAGCCGCGTCTGTGTGCGGCACCGATGTGCATATTTGGGAATGGAATGAGTGGGCTCAGCGCCGCATGAAGAGGATTCCCGTTGTTTTTGGTCATGAGGTTGCTGGCAAAGTGATCGAGGTCGGTAAGAACGTCATGAGTCTTCAGGTTGGCGATCGGGTGTCGGCTGAGACTCACATCGTAGACAACACATGCTACCAGTGCAAAACCGACAGAAAACATGTGTGCAAGAACATGGAGATCTTGGGCGTAGACAGAGACGGCGTTTTCGCAGAGCAGTTCACACTACCAGAAGAAAATGCGTGGAAAAATGATCCCCAACTCGATCTCGGTGTGGCTTCTGTCCAAGAACCGTTAGGAAATGCTGTGCAAGCAGTTTTGCCAAAAGAGCATGTTGAAGACATTGCTGGTAGAAACGCAGCAGTCTTGGGCGCTGGTCCAATCGG belongs to Candidatus Bathyarchaeia archaeon and includes:
- the tdh gene encoding L-threonine 3-dehydrogenase: MNAIVKAKRQPGAEMTKVERPKIKDNEVLVQVEAASVCGTDVHIWEWNEWAQRRMKRIPVVFGHEVAGKVIEVGKNVMSLQVGDRVSAETHIVDNTCYQCKTDRKHVCKNMEILGVDRDGVFAEQFTLPEENAWKNDPQLDLGVASVQEPLGNAVQAVLPKEHVEDIAGRNAAVLGAGPIGLMAIAVLKELGAAKVFATAGGLNKTRMELARIMGADMVLSAKEEGDKLVESIINATDGDGVDIALEMSGDPNALRQAFEMLTPGGRVSLLGIFENPVDFDLNSAVIFRSATVFGITGRRMFETWYQVRGLLAKPSFREKISAVITHRLPIHDIGKALDLINSKQAGKIVLEPKW